The Ancylothrix sp. D3o genome segment ATAAAAATAGGGGCTTGAGATTGACTGTTAAAATGTGCTTCTATGGCGGTAATTTCGGCCTCTAGGACGTAGCTTTTTTTCTCGGTTGCAAATTCGGTGGCTTCGGTGGTGCTGGCACTAAAACCGATTTTTATGGGTTTGCCAATGGCAAATAATTTATCATGTCGCCAGGGCCTGTCTTGCTCACGTCCGGCGAAGTAATCGTTATTAAGAACGAGGGTAAACATTCCCGGTTCATGGATGTTTTCTTCGACGGTAATTTCGATAATATCTTCTATTAAATCTTCGGGTACGGCTTGGCCGTCAATTTCTAAAATAGGTTGAGCAATATAACGGGTAGGAGGCATGGCTTTTTATAAGGATTAGTATTTTTATGAGGAGTTTTTTTGTGAAAATATCTGCGTTTACCGGCCAGAAATAAGGCGGTTTTGTCGGTTATCTGATTGCCGGTTGGCTGAAACAGATTTTTGGTTGGGTTGACTTACAGATGCGTCAACTTCTTTGAGAGTCATGTCTATTTTGGCTTGCACCGGCAGTCCGTTAGGCAAAAACATGGTGAGTTTATAAGTGATACTTTCTACAAAACAACGCAGGTATTGTTGTTCACCCCAAGTAAAAATATAAATCGGCGGACGTTTGCCTTTTGCATCGCCTTTTTCTGCAAAGTTTACTGCTTTGATCATTTTTCTGAGATCGTCTAAAACGCTGGTGCCTTCTTCATACCTATCCAATAAAATATCGCTTAAACTAAGGGTGCAAGGTTCTGGATAGCCAAAGCTGACTTTTGGTAATCCTGACTCAGTGCGGGCTCCATCGCTGGGGTTTAATTGAACAGATTGTTGGAAAACAAGCTGGGTGGGGTTGAACATAAATTCGATGGTGTCGCTTTCATCAGAGATCAGTTTGGCTTTTTCGAGTTTTCCTGATTGCACGGAGTTATTATTTTTAGTTGCCATTGTTTTGTAAATAAGTTGATAGGATGGTTTTTATTATGGCAATCTTCCAGATCGGTAGCGCCCCGATCTTTCGCCTTCAATTTGTAAGCGTTGTTTGATGATTTTGTACACTTTTTCGGCTATAACTTCTAGGTTTTCATTTTCTTGATTTGGTGAGGTTTTTTTTGCTTGAATGGTGACGGGTGGGGTAGGCTTTTGCTCTGCGGTTGGGGGTGGTATTTGCTTTTTTTCTTGCCGTTGGAAACCGCTGGGAGTAAAAATTATTTCTTCTCCTTCACTGGCTATCATAAATTCTTGGGTAGGGGTGGGTTCATCTAAATTTACGCCTAGGTTTTCTTCTGGGTTATTGTAAAAAATTCCTTGGGAATTGAGGTTAAAAAATGCTTCGGAATCTTCTCTCACTATACTGGTATTGCTTGGGGGGGTTTCTAAGACAATATCAGGAAAATTGCTGGCCGGTTCTGCAAAAATATCTAGGGTGAGAGGAAGCCTTGCGGGGGTTGAAGTTTGCAGGGCCGGTTTTGGCGGAATGTGAGCTAAATTTTCTACCACTTTTGGCAGTAGAGGTAATTCGTTTTTTTCTAATTTGTTGTCTGTAGTTTCCTCAATTTTGGGCTGAGATTTTAAGCTTTCGGGGTCAGACTGTATTTCCTCATCGTCTGGGGAGGAATCATGTTCTGGAACTGAAAAGAAAACCGCTAAAGATTGGGCGGTTTGAGGGAGATAAAACTCTGAGCCAAGAGGGGTTTGTCCCAGGGTTTGCGGTGTGAGCAAAGGGTTTTTTATCCCCAGAGTTTCTGGGTTTGCCTTATTATTAAAAGGCGGTTTATTATCGGCATCGTTTAAATTCATTTTTGAGATATTTTGGTTATTTGTTATTGATAAGTAAGTCAACTTAATTAAACTCAGGGTGTAATGTAGGTTGGGTAGAGGAACGAAACCCAACAGAGGCTTTGATGGGTTTCGCTTACGCTCTACCCATCCTACAAATAATTAAGTGCTTCTACTTATTTTTTAGCTTAATTACTGGGGAAGAAACCGCCAGATTGAGCATCGCGTCCGGTGTGCAAAGTGGCCCCGCCTCCAAAGGAGTTACCTCCTCCATCGGGTTTCGTGTTCACAGAAACTTTTAAACCTTCACAGGCTAGAGTTAATTCTTCAATAGCGACTGTGTTGGCGTTTGCTTGTAAAGAAGGGGCTGACCAACTAACAGGAACCGCGCCTATTAATGTCCAGCATTGTAGGGTTTCACCGGCTTGGTTAAATAGCAAAATATTAATATTACGGCGCTGGGGATTAACAGCGTTTCCATTACTGGGTTCAAGTTTAGTTAACATCCGACTAGCCCACCCCCAAAATACTACATCATTGGTAAGACCGCGTTTGAGAGTAACTTCTGAAAATTGGGTGTGCCCTAAAACAATTCGCTGCTGGTTATTTACGCCTCCTTCAAAGTAAGTTTCATAGTTAACTTTTGCACTCAAGCCGGTGCATTCGCTGAAGCAGGCGCTAATATAACTTGATTCTTCAATTTCAACATAAAAGCGATTGGCGGTGATGTAATTGAGGTTGTTAGTGCTGGTATCAATAGCCGGCATGAGAATCACCTCCGGGGGGTTTTATTGTTTACGTTGTAAGTTGGAAGTTATGGCTAGGAAAAAGTGAGGATAGGTAACGCAACTCAAAACTCAGCGGGTAGGCTAATTTGTGCTAAAAGTGGCACGGGCAAAGAAACCTATCGCTTAAGTTAAGTGGCATCAGATGATACCAAATCCGGTTTAACAATTAACCTATCTGCGTCCATCTGCGTAGCGCTACGCGCGGCTACGCCTAACATCTGCGGTTAAAAAACCCTTCAAAATCGGTCTGGTATGAAAAACAAGAAACGTAGTTTTCTCCCTAAAGGCATTAATTCCAACAAAACTGACTAGCAGTTTAAGGTGAGTTGGAGGCCGGCGGTAGTAGCCAAAAGTCTAATTTATTCCTCTTTAGCTTTGCAGTCGCATTTTTCTGGCTGTTTTCTCATGGGTACGAGGCCGGTTTTTGAAAGCCAACTCTGCATTTCAATTGTGTTTAGGATCTCTGCAAATTTTTCACCGGCAGGTTTGCGGCGGTTGTCTCTGGGGTAGAGAACCACTACCGGATAAGCTAAGGGGTAAGTTTTGGATAAAAATGCTTCAACATTGGGGGAGTAGGCGCCTTTTTCGTTGCATAAATCTGTTTCGGGAGTCACCGGCTGTAAGTTGTCTTTTACCAGTGGTGAAACCGGTTCTTTGTTACCTTCTACCAGTGCTAACGGATAAACAGAACATTGGCCGAAAACTTTGCTAACAGTGCCAAAAGAGATACTGCCAATATTGTCGTTTTCAAAATCTCTAATTACTTGTCTGAGGGTGGCAAAAGTGGCGAGGGGTGTAATTTGTGGAAAGCTGATTTTATTAGATTTTTCTGGCAGGTTTGATTCGTTGATCAACTTCCTAAAAGCGGTAATGGTGGCTTCATCTTTTAGCACGCGCTGCTCAAAAAATCGCACTGCTTCTTCTTCTGTTGGGATGTAAAGTTTGATGGGTAAATCGGGGCCGCCTAATTGTTTCCAGTTGGTGATTTTGCCGGTGTAAATTTTTCGCAAATTTTCAAAAGAAATGCTTCCTCCCAAGCTGCGGGGGATGCTGTTTTCTCTTTTGGCATAGCCGAAAGCAACAAAGACTGCTAAACCATCGCTGGCAAATTGTTGATATCCAATTTCTGTGTAAAGAGAGGCGGGATATGTGCTTTCAATAACGGCTAAATTTGCTATGGCAAAATCAGCTTTTTCTGTTCTAATTTGGTTGATGGTTTCTTGGAGGGTGGTTTCTGGTTGGTAGGTGAAGTTAAATCTTTTCTTGTTTTCTTTGAGAATGGTTTCCAGCCGGCCTTGCAAATGTTGGTGGAAAGTGATGTTTTTTGCTATTAAGTTTGGCTGGGTTAATATATAATCCCAGGTGCCGGTTTTTGTGGCTGTGCAAGTGAATTCTCCTGCTGGAATTCCTAAGACATCTTGTAGGCAACAGGTGGGGTTTTCGCTGGCAATTGCTTTTTTTTGGGTGGGTTTAGCTGTCAATAGGTAACTGAGGAAGATTAAAAACAATAAACCGGCACTACATAGAGCAATAAAACGGGGATTTAACCATTTTTTTGTTTGAGTTTCTTCTTTTGAGGCCGGTTTGGGATCTAGGGGTGTGTCGTCGTTGGGAAAGGAGATTTTTAGCAGGTTTTGACGGGCAATTTCTGCGCTTTCAAAGGTGATAGAACCCAGGCCGGTGAGGTTGAGGATAAAGCTTTTTAGTGCGGGGTTAATGGCAGGCCAGTCTTGGTCTATGCTGGGGTGGAGAGGGTGGTTATGTTCGGGGTTTGTTGTGCCACCGGCTAATAAGTAAAAGGCGATGTAGCCTAAGTCTTTTAAATCAATAGATGGGGTGATGATGGCCGGTTCTGTTAGGGGTGGATAAAAGCGGTTTTCCCAGAGGGCAAAATCAGTTAGGTAAATCAGAAATCCTTGATTTTTTGGGGCTATGAGGATGCTGTTAAGGTTGAGGTTTCCGTGTGTTAATCCTTTTTTTATTAAACCACAAGGCAGGCGGTAATTTTGCCCGTGTAGGCTTTCTAAACTTTGCAAACATTGGTCTAAAAAATTCCGCACTTGGGGGCCCGTGAAGGCTCCTTTTTCTATGAGGTATTTTGCGAGAGTAGGGGGGTTGTAGGGGTTGGTTTTGGCTATTAAGTAGCAGCGTTCTTGATAGGGATCGGCGATGGCTTCTAGGGGGGTGATCAGGCGAAAGTCTTGTATTCTGCCGTCGGCTAAATTTAGGCCGGCCATTTGGATAAATAGGTCTTTGCGCTGCTGAGTTTCTTGTTGGTTAAAATAAAGTTTTGGCAGCAAGTATTCTTTGAGAATAACCGGCTGTTTGGTTGAGATCTTTGTGGCGAAATATAGCCGTCCTAGTCCTCGATTTTCTAAAAAAGATTCAATTTGATAAACGCCTTGAGCGCCGCGAATTTTTGAGTTTGGAGGCAAGAGGGCGGGAAATTGGCATTGCGAGCAATAGTTATTTGTTTCTGGTTGGAGTGTAAGGTTTTGTTGACAGTTTAATGGGTTTCCTGCGGTACAAGGGTATTTTGAATAAACTTTTTTTTGCAGGTTGTGGAGGCCGTTTTTTCCTCTGGCGTTGTCTGTGGGTTCGACTTCTGAGGAAGTTTCTTCTGAGTCCGGCTGGTTTAGTTTTTTAAATTTTTCAAGAGCTTTGTCTTTGATTTCGCCTACATCTGGGGTTTCGAGTTTAATGTTTTCTTGTAGGTAAGCAAACACCCACTGGAATTTAGAGGGTATGAAACGCAAGAAACCGCTCAAAAATTTGTTTTGGGTTGCTGCTATTTTGTTGGCGATTTTGCTGGTTTCTCTGGCTGTCCCTTCTTTTATTAATCCTTCGGCTATTTTTTTTACCATAATAGTCAATTTTTGTAATTTTTTGGTGTTAGGGTTAGGATATTAGAAAACTAATTTGGAGGACAGAAAAATGGCAAGGGAAGAAGTTGTTAGACTTTTCAGATCGGCTCAGGAAGATCCGGCTTTGAGAGAGCGGCTGAATACGGCGGCGAACCCGGAAATGTTTGTGCAGATGGCTAAGGAGCTTGGCTATGATTTTACGGTTGAGGAGTGGAAGCAGGTAACGGGTTTTCAGGTTGAGGAGTTTAAGGCAAATTTGTCGGAAATTCCTGGACTTTAAGTTAAGTTTGAGCGGGGTGTGTTGGGTTATTTAACGCACTCTGCTTTTATTTTGGTGGATTGGGTGGCGGGGGTGCCGGTGCTGGGGGTGACGGTGCTGGGGGTGCCGGTGTTTCAGCGGCGGGTGGTTTGGGGCAACCTTGCTGGGATATGGAACCGTTGGGCATGGTTGCTTTGCACAAAATGGCGTTTGTGATGGTGGCACCGGCGAGGTTGGCGTCTTTTAATTTGGCGCTTTCGAGGTTGGCGCTTTTGAGGTTTGCACCGGCTAAGTTTGCCCCTGTTAAGTCTGCTAAATAAAGGTTGGCGTTGGTTAGGTCGGCGTTAATTAAGGTGGCGTTTCTTAGGTCTGTGCCGGTGAGAATGGCTCCATATAAATCGGTGTTATTTAGATTAGCATTATTGAGGTTGGCGCGGTTTAAATTGGCGACAATTAATTTAGAGTTGCTGAGGTTAACTCCTGAAAGGTTGGCGTTTAAAAGGGCTGCACCGGCCAGGTTAGCACCGCTGAAAGAAAGGCCGGTGAGGTTTGCTCCCTGCAAGTCGCATTTTTGGCAAGAGTTGCTGTTGAGGAGTTGGTTAATTTGGGTGGGGTTTTGTGCCGGTAGGGGAAGTGTGGAGGCCAGCAGGAGGCCGGTGATTAGTATTTTCTGTTTCATAGAAGTTGATTTTGACTGTTTTCTTCGAGGCAACCTATACCGACCCCATAATGTTGTTACTGCCGGTATTGGAAGTATTTTTTGCTTTCTTCTTTATCCTGGGTAAATGAAAGTTTATTTCTCACTTTTTGGTTAAAGTCTGAACTCATGTTTAGGACTACTTGCTTGAGTCCTTCCGCAGTTTTGACTTTAAACAGGTCATTAACTACTTTCTCGCAGTGAGCTAATTTTTCTTCTTCGCTATTAAAGGTTTTCTCTCCTTTGCGAACTGCTAGGAGTTCTCCTTTAACGATTTTTGCCATATCTTCTACTGGTTTTGTGTTTTCTATTTGCAGCTTCATATCGTTAAAGTCTGGTCTTTTTCTCAGTTCTATAACGGCATCAAAAAGGCGGTACAGATATTTAGAAGAACGGTAAAAAGTTTTGCCATCCGGTGCGTCTTCATGGGTGTAGTGGACTATATCTTTGAGGAAGTCGCCAAGTTGTTCGTTAAAGGACTGTAAAATATCAATGGGTGTTAGCTTTGCCAGCGCTGCTTGGGAATCTTTTCCTTGCAAACCGGCCACAACGTGCTTGACTGCGCCTTCGCTGTGATAAGCTTCACTGGCAAAAAAGCAAGCTTCACCCAATAGTTTTTTGACTTCTGCTTTGAGGACGTTGATTTGATCAGCCGCAGCTTCAGGATTTTGTGATTGTTCTAATTTACTAATTTCTGCTTGAATTTGCCGAACTTTTGTCATCCGCTCAAGATAAAGCTGGTTGCTTTTTTCTAGGACTAAATCGGGCTGTTCGGAGGTGATTTCGTGAAGTTCCTCTATAGCGAGTAATTGCCCTGCAAGTATATTCCGACTTGCTGACGGACTAGCGTCAACTGCTTTCTGTTCTTGTTCTGAAAGTTTTGGTTGGCTTTGCAGATCAAGATTTTTTTCCTTCATTGCTGCTCTGCATTCTTCTAGCAGATCGTAAGCCGCAATTTGAAAAATAGCATCGGCTTCTTCATACTGTTTTACTACGGCTTTTCTTTCCTGCTTATTGTTTATTCCCGTGAGAACCGAATTGAGATAGTTATCCCATTCTACAGGATTCATATATCTGCGCTGTTTCACCAAGGCCGCCACATCCTGATCCAGGTTGCTTGTTTGGCTAAAGCTTTGTTCCGGTTGGTCTAAATCTTTATCTGTTCCTTGGGTGTCGTTTTTGGCAGTATCGTCGATGTTTTCTTCAACTTTCAAATAGTCTTTGGCGTACAAATTGGTATCAAAAACTGTTCCCGGCTGTTTTCCAAATTCGCTTTTAACAATGTTATTGAATTCGGCAACAGCTTTGACGTCATTATCTGTCCCCGGAGAGGAAATAGTAATATCGTAGTCCGACTCGCGGTCTTTACTGCCTACTGATTTTGAGATTAGGCCAGGATATTTTTTGCGTAATTGATTGATAAGTTGATCCACATAGCGCTTACGGTAAGACCAAAGCTCCCACATGGTACTTTCCTGATCTTTGAATTTGGTTTTAACTTCTGTCCAGCTAGAGTCATTTGCTTTGATGATATTTTTGCATTCCTCATCGCTCATGGTGAATGCGTTGCCTTGGGGGTCTACAATAATCGGCAAGTTGTTGTGAGCTACACCTTGCTCATCCATGTAATAAGGTGCCGGTTGATTATGCGCCACACCTTGCTCATCCATGTAATAAGGTGCCGGTTGATTATGCGCCACACCTTGCTCATCCATGTAGTAGATAGGTTGGTCTTGCTCCTTGTTTTTTTCTTTAGTTTTTGCACCCTTTAACTGGATAGTTGGTGGCGAGGAATTTTCGGCTTCTGTTTGCGGGTTTAGTACGGGTATATTGGCGAAGTTATGGCCGAAGTTTTCTGCATTTTCTGGTTTAGTTTGTAGCGTAGGCGATGCCTGGGTGGGTTGGGCAAAGGGCCGGTTGAGAATTGGACTGGATGCCGGTGCCGGTTTTTCTGTAGATTTTTTTTTGGTTTGAATTCGATAACGCATTGCTCACCTCTTACTTCAAATCGCGGTATTTGTTTATTCTATCACTATAATAATTTTGTTTGGATTTTAGATTCATTTTATTACATATTAGAATTGATGTACTCAAATTTTTAAATCAATATTCCCCTTGAATGGAGTTATAAAAAAGCTCATTAATAGGGAGAGTTCTCCTCACATTTATGTAACAACAATGTTACGCCAAATGAGCTTGTTAACTTTCACTTAATTCTTGAGATATCAAGAGTCCTTTGAAATTTTGAGTAACAACAGCAAAAAATGTACAGTCTTGCATAATCTTCATTATGCTCTACCAAAAAGATAAACAATATCCAGCTTGTTATTATTCTCCAGCTTGATTTAAAAGTTATGTTTTAAAAAACCCCAAATGATCATTTATCTCAAGAGCTTGCGTAGCACTTACTTGAGTAGTTGAAACTTGGCTTATAGTATCAATAAAATGATCTATTGTAAAAAGGGCGCAATCGCAGTAACTTTCCAGCAATGATGTATATAGACTTAAATTTAAGTTGATATTCGTGTCAAACATGACATTCCATTTAAAGTAAACAACTGTTCCAGTAATGCCAAAACTACCTGTGGAAATCTTACTATTGATTTTATTAATAGTTTTTAAAATTTCTAACTCTTGTGTTTCATTGAATTCTTCAATAATTTCTACAAAAATCTGAAATAAATACTTTTTAGAGCTAATATCGGAACTACGGCTTACTACCAATGGTAAAAAAGAAAGCTGAAGATCAACTACAAAATTTTCTTCTTTGCCTAGATTTGCGAACCGACTAATTAATGTATAAAATGGAGCATAATCATCGGGTTCTTCCAGTTTTGTCTGAAGACCCCCTTCTTGAAATAAACTTTCAAGATTAGCTAAAAGTATTTTTTGGTTTTCTAAATCAGCAGACATAGTAGTTTCCTTTTCTTAATTAGGTTTAGTATGGCCCCCTTTAATTTTCTTACCATCCCATTGCTTCTGCTATTCTGGGAGGATTCGGAATTTGTTTTTCAGGCTCTAAACGCAATCCCATCACATCAGTAATCATTGTACTCGCCTCTTTTTGTTCATTAAGATTGCCTTCTTGGCGTAAAACTCCTACTTTATTCAATCTTATTGCCATTTTTGCTACATACTCTTCATAACATTGCTGGGGAGTTGCAAACCCTTGAGATTGTAAAGCCTGGTTCCGTAATTTTTCTCTAGCTTTTGATTCAATATGTTCAATTCCAAACATTTTATCAACTAAGTTCTCTCTAATTACTCCCATTGTTTTCCAAGCAAAAACCCCTTTGATAATTGCAAACACAACGCTAATGGCTATGCCTATCAGAAAAGCATCGGGAGCGAATAGCTTTATTCCGCACTTAACCGAATCAATTGCTGCTTTTGAACGATTCAAAGATTGAATATCTTTCATAACTGTGGCCGTCTGAGATATTTCTTCATTTTTGCTCTTTTGCAGATCGTGAGCCGCCCACATTCTATTTTCGCTAATCTGTACTTTTGCCAGGTTAGAAGCTAAAGCCACCGGACTTATTACAAAACCTGCCATATCTGCCAAGCCTGTAGCTCTATCTTCATTGCTCAACTGTTTATCTGTAGCATTTTTCAAACCAGTTACATCACTTACAAAATTTACTCCTGTTCTCACTATACCTACGGAGGGGGTTAAACCACCGGCTGTTCTACCGCCAAAAATCTGCGCTTCCTCGCTCGTATCTTTAGAAGCATGAATGAAAGTTCGAGAGATTTTCTCCCAATCAATTTTCGCCCCTCCGCCTGTGAAAGGAATATAGCTTCTCCATCCCCCTTTTATAGATTTTTTATCAAAGGTTTCAAAACTATTATTGGTCTTACCTTTGGCCAGATATAAATAAGCCTTTTCTTTTGTATCCCTGGGCAATTCTTTAATGTAATTTATTAAATCTTTATGTTCTTGTTTCTCTGCTTTCCTTTCGAGATAGGCAAGGAATTCTTCAAGAATATTATCATCAATTACATTACTATTTTTGTCTGCAATTGCTTCAGGTCTAAAGTGTAAGAAACTGTTTACCCGACCCGCAAATAAATTCCAATCTACATCTTTTCCAGAAGACTTTCCCAATTTTAATTTGGGTTTAAATTCTGCTAGGCTGGTGGGAGTTTCTGGGGCGTAAGCATCTCCATTAATTTGACATAAAATTTCTTCCTGTACCTCTTGTTTCAAACTTAAAAACTGAGAAAATAGGGCTACGTTCTCTTGAGACGAAGCTTTATGCGTCAGCCATTGAATAATCTCAGTAAAAACCTTGGTTTCAATTTTTTCTCTCTGAATTGCTGGTGTTCGCTGAATTTCTCCCCCCTGTTGCACTACATGAGTGAGTTCATGGGCTAATAATTCTTGCCCACTCGAACTATTTGGGTTGTATTCCCCGCGCTTAAAAAAGATGTTGTTGCCAGTCGTGAAGGCACGAGCGCTCAGGGAACGGTTGAGTCGGTCGGCTGTAGAATCGTTATAGATATTCACCTTGCTAAAGTCAGTACCAAATGCTCCTTCCATCTTTCGTCGAAGTGGTGTTTCCAGGTGCCTTCCGCCGGTTTTGGCTTGGTTAATCCTGCTTTCCAAATGGGACGAAGCCTCTCCTCCTTCTATCGCCTCCCGCCGTTGCACCGTCAACCGGCTGATCAAAGGTTTAGAGAACATTTGACGCTGCACAGATCCATCACCACCACCGCCCGATCCCTCATCAGGAGATGCGCTGGTACTGATTTTTTTCATAACTTGTTTGGCAACTGTATCCGCTTCTTGCTCGTATTTATCGTTAGGTTCCCCAATAGTGAGTTTAGGTTGAATCGGTGGTGGAGGTGCAGAAAATGTAACGCGAGATAAAAGATTGCCGCCTGTTTGTGACGCTTCAACTTGTGTCTGTTCTGGTGCTGTTACTGATTCAGGTTGAGCCGGTTCGGCAAAAGGACGCGGCTGGAACATCCCAGAGGTGGGTGTGGATTTCGATTGCCCTTTTTTCTGGATCTGCCGTCCGGTTGCCATAGCCTAGCCTCGCTGACAATTTTGATATATTATCTTGTTCTAATTTTCCACAAAACCCTGCTCAGCTTTATTCGACTAAAGTCTAATTTTGCGCTTAACTTCTCTAAAACCGCCTCTGACTTCAAATTCCTGCCCACACACAACCTACCTCGCCTATTTTCTACACTAAACCCACCCCTTCACCTCTGAATCTGTCAAGGGACGCTCCATTTTCACATATTCACTTTTCGCCGCTTGCAAAATGTGTTTCATTCCCACCGGCTCCCCAGCTTCCGCTGCAATAAACGCCGCATTTAAAGCCATATTTTTAATATTTCCCCCCGCCACATTTAACTTAGCCAATTTATTAAAATCCAACCCCTCGGTAGGTGTTTGTTTAGGAAAAACACGCC includes the following:
- a CDS encoding phage tail protein, encoding MATKNNNSVQSGKLEKAKLISDESDTIEFMFNPTQLVFQQSVQLNPSDGARTESGLPKVSFGYPEPCTLSLSDILLDRYEEGTSVLDDLRKMIKAVNFAEKGDAKGKRPPIYIFTWGEQQYLRCFVESITYKLTMFLPNGLPVQAKIDMTLKEVDASVSQPNQKSVSANRQSDNRQNRLISGR
- a CDS encoding phage tail protein, with the protein product MPAIDTSTNNLNYITANRFYVEIEESSYISACFSECTGLSAKVNYETYFEGGVNNQQRIVLGHTQFSEVTLKRGLTNDVVFWGWASRMLTKLEPSNGNAVNPQRRNINILLFNQAGETLQCWTLIGAVPVSWSAPSLQANANTVAIEELTLACEGLKVSVNTKPDGGGNSFGGGATLHTGRDAQSGGFFPSN
- a CDS encoding PstS family phosphate ABC transporter substrate-binding protein, whose amino-acid sequence is MVKKIAEGLIKEGTARETSKIANKIAATQNKFLSGFLRFIPSKFQWVFAYLQENIKLETPDVGEIKDKALEKFKKLNQPDSEETSSEVEPTDNARGKNGLHNLQKKVYSKYPCTAGNPLNCQQNLTLQPETNNYCSQCQFPALLPPNSKIRGAQGVYQIESFLENRGLGRLYFATKISTKQPVILKEYLLPKLYFNQQETQQRKDLFIQMAGLNLADGRIQDFRLITPLEAIADPYQERCYLIAKTNPYNPPTLAKYLIEKGAFTGPQVRNFLDQCLQSLESLHGQNYRLPCGLIKKGLTHGNLNLNSILIAPKNQGFLIYLTDFALWENRFYPPLTEPAIITPSIDLKDLGYIAFYLLAGGTTNPEHNHPLHPSIDQDWPAINPALKSFILNLTGLGSITFESAEIARQNLLKISFPNDDTPLDPKPASKEETQTKKWLNPRFIALCSAGLLFLIFLSYLLTAKPTQKKAIASENPTCCLQDVLGIPAGEFTCTATKTGTWDYILTQPNLIAKNITFHQHLQGRLETILKENKKRFNFTYQPETTLQETINQIRTEKADFAIANLAVIESTYPASLYTEIGYQQFASDGLAVFVAFGYAKRENSIPRSLGGSISFENLRKIYTGKITNWKQLGGPDLPIKLYIPTEEEAVRFFEQRVLKDEATITAFRKLINESNLPEKSNKISFPQITPLATFATLRQVIRDFENDNIGSISFGTVSKVFGQCSVYPLALVEGNKEPVSPLVKDNLQPVTPETDLCNEKGAYSPNVEAFLSKTYPLAYPVVVLYPRDNRRKPAGEKFAEILNTIEMQSWLSKTGLVPMRKQPEKCDCKAKEE
- a CDS encoding Nif11-like leader peptide family natural product precursor, with product MAREEVVRLFRSAQEDPALRERLNTAANPEMFVQMAKELGYDFTVEEWKQVTGFQVEEFKANLSEIPGL
- a CDS encoding pentapeptide repeat-containing protein, whose protein sequence is MKQKILITGLLLASTLPLPAQNPTQINQLLNSNSCQKCDLQGANLTGLSFSGANLAGAALLNANLSGVNLSNSKLIVANLNRANLNNANLNNTDLYGAILTGTDLRNATLINADLTNANLYLADLTGANLAGANLKSANLESAKLKDANLAGATITNAILCKATMPNGSISQQGCPKPPAAETPAPPAPSPPAPAPPPPNPPK
- a CDS encoding DUF4157 domain-containing protein, whose product is MATGRQIQKKGQSKSTPTSGMFQPRPFAEPAQPESVTAPEQTQVEASQTGGNLLSRVTFSAPPPPIQPKLTIGEPNDKYEQEADTVAKQVMKKISTSASPDEGSGGGGDGSVQRQMFSKPLISRLTVQRREAIEGGEASSHLESRINQAKTGGRHLETPLRRKMEGAFGTDFSKVNIYNDSTADRLNRSLSARAFTTGNNIFFKRGEYNPNSSSGQELLAHELTHVVQQGGEIQRTPAIQREKIETKVFTEIIQWLTHKASSQENVALFSQFLSLKQEVQEEILCQINGDAYAPETPTSLAEFKPKLKLGKSSGKDVDWNLFAGRVNSFLHFRPEAIADKNSNVIDDNILEEFLAYLERKAEKQEHKDLINYIKELPRDTKEKAYLYLAKGKTNNSFETFDKKSIKGGWRSYIPFTGGGAKIDWEKISRTFIHASKDTSEEAQIFGGRTAGGLTPSVGIVRTGVNFVSDVTGLKNATDKQLSNEDRATGLADMAGFVISPVALASNLAKVQISENRMWAAHDLQKSKNEEISQTATVMKDIQSLNRSKAAIDSVKCGIKLFAPDAFLIGIAISVVFAIIKGVFAWKTMGVIRENLVDKMFGIEHIESKAREKLRNQALQSQGFATPQQCYEEYVAKMAIRLNKVGVLRQEGNLNEQKEASTMITDVMGLRLEPEKQIPNPPRIAEAMGW